Proteins encoded together in one Cicer arietinum cultivar CDC Frontier isolate Library 1 chromosome 4, Cicar.CDCFrontier_v2.0, whole genome shotgun sequence window:
- the LOC140919999 gene encoding lysine-specific demethylase REF6-like produces the protein MKKHNKKGINCNNALETETLFWKATMDKPFLVEYANDVLGSTFSEKCRHIGEAASVAHSAWNMRGVSRAKGSLLRFMKEEIPGVTSHMVYLAMLFSWFAWHVEDHDLHSLNYLYMGASKTWYSVPRDAAVAFEDVIRVHGYGGQINPLG, from the coding sequence ATGAAGAAGCACAACAAAAAGGGTATTAACTGTAATAATGCTCTTGAAACGGAGACACTATTTTGGAAAGCGACGATGGATAAACCGTTTTTAGTTGAATACGCAAATGACGTGTTGGGTTCTACATTTTCGGAAAAATGTCGTCATATTGGCGAAGCTGCTTCTGTTGCTCATAGTGCTTGGAATATGAGAGGGGTTTCGAGGGCAAAAGGGTCTTTGTTGAGGTTTATGAAGGAGGAGATTCCCGGGGTGACTTCACATATGGTTTATCTTGCTATGCTTTTTAGTTGGTTTGCTTGGCATGTTGAGGATCATGATCTTCATAGTTTGAATTATCTTTATATGGGTGCTTCTAAGACTTGGTATAGTGTTCCTAGAGATGCTGCTGTTGCTTTTGAGGATGTTATTAGGGTTCATGGTTATGGTGGACAAATTAACCCTCTTGGTTAG